The following proteins are encoded in a genomic region of Oryctolagus cuniculus chromosome 13, mOryCun1.1, whole genome shotgun sequence:
- the LOC100347856 gene encoding calmodulin-like protein 3: MAEELSPEQVAEFKQAFSRFDKNGDGTISVEELGAVMQLLGKKLSEEELKALITRVDKDGDGAISFQEFLAEMVRMMKAGGSEQDLREAFRAFDLNGDGHISVEELKQVMSKLGEKLSHEELNAMIQEADTDKDGKVNYEEFMHIFTQK, translated from the coding sequence ATGGCTGAGGAGCTGTCTCCAGAGCAGGTGGCTGAGTTCAAGCAGGCCTTCTCCAGGTTCGACAAGAATGGGGATGGCACCATCAGCGTCGAGGAGCTGGGTGCAGTGATGCAGTTGCTGGGCAAGAAGCTCTCGGAGGAGGAGCTGAAGGCTCTCATCACCCGAGTGGACAAGGATGGAGACGGAGCCATCAGCTTCCAAGAGTTCCTGGCAGAGATGGTCAGGATGATGAAGGCAGGGGGCAGTGAGCAGGACCTGCGGGAAGCTTTCCGAGCCTTTGACCTGAATGGTGACGGCCACATTAGTGTGGAAGAGCTCAAGCAGGTCATGAGCAAGCTGGGGGAGAAGCTTTCTCATGAGGAGCTGAATGCTATGATCCAAGAGGCCGACACAGACAAGGATGGCAAGGTGAACTACGAGGAATTCATGCACATTTTCACCCAAAAGTGA